In a single window of the Paenibacillus sp. MMS20-IR301 genome:
- a CDS encoding alpha-mannosidase produces the protein MTNKKTAHIISHTHWDREWYMPYEHHHMLLIELMDKLLDTLDQDPDYRYFHLDGQTIIREDYLQVRPEQRERLDKYIREGRIHFGPWYVLQDEFLTSGEANLRNLLTGHVDAKPFGIISKTGYFPDSFGNMGQAPQILQQAGISNAIFGRGVKPTGFNNTVGEADSYESPYSEMIWRSPDGSEVLGVLFANWYCNGMEVPADPAAAKAYWDKNLADAEKFASTPHLLFMNGCDHQPIQTDLSQAIQTAAELYPDVEFVHSNFDQYLEALKDNLPGDLVTVEGELRSQHTDGWGTLVNTASSRVYLKQLNQAGQTLLEKVAEPLAAFAGLAGVQAYPHHLLTYAWKTLMQNHPHDSICGCSVDEVHREMVTRFAKSSQMAEAIAAQSAGLLAEAIDVAGVTAWGEAPVPFTVFNTSGWTRTGTVTVELITAKKYFPEGPNPQALAKELARELQGNLQVMDEAGKVYPAELEDLGVHFGYELPKDRFRQPYMARKVRVTFPAADVAALGYRTYALVADAPASSSAELDTVKVQGNTMENAKLSVTVAANGTVTVTDKASGAVYAGLNAYENTGDIGNEYVYRQPDGEAALTTEGLQAEITWVEDSPFRAVVESVLRWEIPASADEAFLTEKREMVPFTERRASRSSRMVPLVLTTRYTLEAGSGMLQVRTSFDNQAKDHRLRALFPTGLAADHHYADSVFEVAKRSNKPAAEWVNPSNAQHQQVFASVADGVNGLAVANKGLNEYEVLLDGHNTIAVTLLRSSSELGDWGVFETPEAQCLGAQSAEYAIIPYTGDGAESGAYAQAYQYQIPWTVVQTKGPAAKVAPVTKDAQAGEGVKLPLSGQWLSWNAEASPLAFSAFKFAEETGDLVARWYNLGAEPAELKVDTSFAAEAVYTSDVLERRVSRMDSAEQQVDGYKIVTQVYQLK, from the coding sequence ATGACTAACAAGAAAACGGCTCACATCATCTCGCATACCCACTGGGACCGTGAATGGTATATGCCTTACGAGCATCATCATATGCTGCTGATTGAATTAATGGACAAGCTGCTGGATACGCTTGATCAGGACCCGGACTACCGGTATTTCCACTTGGACGGGCAGACCATTATCCGTGAGGATTATCTGCAGGTCCGCCCGGAGCAGAGAGAGCGGCTGGATAAGTATATCCGTGAAGGACGGATTCACTTCGGGCCGTGGTATGTGCTGCAGGATGAGTTCCTTACCAGCGGTGAGGCTAATCTGCGCAACCTGCTGACCGGACATGTGGATGCCAAGCCGTTTGGCATCATCTCCAAAACAGGGTATTTCCCGGACTCCTTCGGAAACATGGGCCAGGCGCCGCAGATTCTGCAGCAGGCTGGTATTAGTAATGCGATCTTCGGACGCGGCGTGAAGCCGACAGGCTTCAATAATACGGTAGGTGAAGCAGACAGCTATGAATCGCCTTATTCAGAGATGATCTGGCGCTCTCCGGATGGCTCGGAAGTGCTTGGCGTGCTGTTTGCCAACTGGTACTGCAATGGGATGGAGGTTCCGGCAGATCCGGCTGCAGCGAAAGCCTACTGGGATAAAAATCTCGCGGACGCCGAAAAATTCGCCTCTACCCCGCATCTGCTGTTCATGAACGGCTGCGATCACCAGCCGATTCAGACCGATCTGTCGCAGGCCATTCAGACAGCAGCTGAACTATATCCGGATGTCGAATTTGTGCATTCGAACTTCGACCAGTATCTGGAGGCGCTGAAGGACAATCTTCCCGGCGATCTGGTGACTGTTGAAGGCGAGCTGCGCAGCCAGCATACGGATGGCTGGGGAACGCTGGTGAATACAGCATCCTCCCGGGTATATCTGAAGCAGCTTAATCAGGCGGGCCAGACCCTGCTTGAAAAGGTTGCCGAACCGCTGGCTGCATTTGCCGGACTGGCAGGTGTGCAGGCTTATCCGCATCATCTTCTGACCTATGCGTGGAAGACGCTGATGCAGAATCATCCGCATGACAGCATTTGCGGCTGCAGTGTAGATGAAGTGCACCGCGAAATGGTAACCCGCTTCGCCAAGAGCAGCCAGATGGCGGAAGCCATCGCCGCACAGAGTGCCGGCTTATTGGCTGAAGCTATTGATGTAGCCGGTGTGACGGCATGGGGTGAAGCTCCTGTACCGTTTACCGTGTTCAATACGAGCGGCTGGACAAGAACCGGAACGGTTACAGTAGAGCTGATCACGGCGAAGAAGTATTTCCCTGAAGGCCCTAATCCGCAGGCTCTGGCCAAAGAATTGGCCCGGGAGCTGCAGGGTAACCTGCAGGTTATGGATGAAGCAGGTAAAGTATATCCGGCCGAGCTCGAGGATCTGGGAGTCCACTTCGGCTATGAGCTGCCTAAGGACCGTTTCCGGCAGCCATATATGGCCCGCAAGGTCCGGGTTACATTCCCGGCAGCGGATGTTGCCGCTCTGGGATACCGCACCTATGCACTGGTTGCAGATGCACCGGCTTCATCATCAGCAGAACTGGATACCGTTAAGGTACAGGGCAACACGATGGAGAATGCCAAGCTGAGTGTTACAGTGGCTGCCAACGGTACGGTTACGGTGACAGATAAGGCGTCCGGTGCTGTATATGCAGGTCTTAATGCTTATGAGAATACCGGCGATATCGGCAATGAATATGTGTACCGCCAGCCGGATGGTGAAGCAGCGCTTACTACTGAAGGCTTGCAGGCAGAAATTACATGGGTGGAAGACTCCCCGTTCCGTGCGGTGGTAGAGTCGGTCCTGCGCTGGGAAATTCCGGCCAGTGCCGATGAGGCTTTCCTGACAGAGAAACGCGAAATGGTGCCGTTCACAGAGCGTCGGGCCAGCCGTTCCAGCCGGATGGTTCCGCTTGTACTGACTACCCGTTATACGCTTGAAGCCGGCAGCGGTATGCTGCAGGTCCGCACAAGCTTCGATAATCAGGCCAAAGACCATAGGCTGAGAGCGTTATTCCCTACTGGTCTTGCTGCAGATCATCATTATGCGGATTCGGTGTTTGAAGTAGCCAAACGCAGCAACAAGCCTGCAGCAGAATGGGTCAATCCAAGCAATGCCCAGCATCAGCAGGTGTTCGCCAGCGTTGCTGACGGAGTGAACGGGCTTGCGGTAGCGAACAAGGGCTTGAACGAATACGAGGTGCTGCTGGACGGGCACAACACAATCGCGGTTACGCTGCTGCGCTCCTCCTCTGAACTGGGAGACTGGGGCGTGTTCGAAACGCCGGAAGCCCAGTGCCTGGGCGCACAGAGCGCTGAGTATGCAATCATTCCGTATACAGGTGACGGAGCCGAATCCGGTGCCTATGCACAGGCATATCAATATCAGATTCCGTGGACCGTTGTCCAGACCAAAGGCCCTGCCGCCAAAGTTGCTCCGGTAACTAAGGACGCGCAGGCTGGTGAGGGCGTTAAGCTTCCGTTATCCGGCCAGTGGTTAAGCTGGAACGCTG
- a CDS encoding carbohydrate ABC transporter permease — MVKHRLQRNIQYGILVVLGLCFLVPLFWILLASFDTNAQQGIRFPNFTLDNFSAVLGDSGNLRSFGVGVILSGGQATLVVIASVLAAYPLSRYEMRFKKSFLLSILFMTALPITAVMVPVFQMFLYFKLQNSIFATMLFLTSSSLPYGIWMMKSFMDSVPIDLEEAAWIDGASIWGGLRKVVAPLMLPGIATIAIFTFSGSWGNFFVPYILLQTPEKLPASVTIYQFFGSHGMVEYGRLAAFSLLYTMPSVVLYMFSQRYMSKGFSMGGATKG; from the coding sequence GTGGTCAAGCATAGGCTTCAACGCAATATACAATACGGCATTCTTGTGGTTCTGGGACTCTGCTTCCTGGTTCCGTTATTCTGGATTCTGCTCGCTTCATTTGATACCAATGCCCAGCAGGGCATACGCTTCCCCAATTTCACGCTGGATAACTTCTCGGCAGTACTCGGTGATAGCGGCAATCTGCGTTCGTTTGGTGTCGGAGTTATCCTCTCAGGAGGCCAGGCTACGCTGGTCGTAATCGCATCCGTGCTGGCTGCATATCCGTTATCCCGCTATGAGATGAGGTTCAAAAAGAGCTTTCTGCTCAGTATTCTGTTCATGACGGCGCTGCCGATTACGGCGGTCATGGTTCCTGTATTCCAGATGTTTCTCTACTTCAAATTGCAGAACTCCATCTTCGCTACTATGCTGTTTCTTACTTCATCCTCCCTGCCGTACGGCATCTGGATGATGAAGAGCTTCATGGACTCTGTGCCGATTGATCTGGAGGAAGCCGCCTGGATTGACGGAGCCTCTATCTGGGGCGGACTTCGGAAAGTTGTCGCTCCACTCATGCTTCCCGGGATTGCAACGATTGCAATCTTCACGTTCTCGGGCAGCTGGGGCAATTTCTTCGTGCCGTACATTCTCCTGCAGACACCGGAGAAGCTGCCGGCATCGGTTACCATCTATCAGTTCTTCGGCAGCCACGGTATGGTTGAATACGGAAGACTCGCGGCTTTCTCATTGCTCTACACTATGCCTTCCGTAGTGCTGTATATGTTCTCCCAGCGTTATATGTCCAAAGGGTTCAGCATGGGCGGAGCGACTAAAGGATAA
- a CDS encoding sugar ABC transporter permease, protein MKRKSKGAFLFLTPSVLLLLIFFIVPIILTIYFAFTNMALTGSAARNLQFIGFQNFTNMFQDPDFRISVWRTLVFLIFSAVIGQVILGFILALLMKEKNVTFRRIIGIIVIAGWVTPEIVVAFCMVAFFSDNGTLNQIIGWFGISPVSWLFSFPMVSVIIANIWHGTAFSMMVYQSALDEIPKDIEEAATIDGANNFKILRYITIPMVKGSIVTNMMLVTLQTLGVFTLIYTMTGGGPGTSTQTLPVFMYNQAFVNYQFGYGTAISLVLLVIGIVASLFYMKSMKVKV, encoded by the coding sequence ATGAAAAGGAAGTCAAAGGGTGCGTTTTTATTTCTGACGCCTTCTGTCTTGCTGCTGTTAATATTCTTTATTGTTCCGATTATTCTGACCATTTACTTTGCATTTACCAATATGGCCTTGACGGGGAGTGCTGCCCGTAATCTGCAGTTTATCGGTTTCCAGAACTTCACCAACATGTTCCAGGACCCGGACTTCCGGATCAGCGTATGGAGAACACTGGTGTTTCTGATTTTCTCGGCCGTGATCGGCCAGGTGATACTCGGATTTATTCTGGCACTATTAATGAAAGAAAAGAATGTGACCTTCCGCCGGATTATCGGCATCATCGTTATCGCAGGCTGGGTAACTCCGGAAATTGTAGTGGCCTTCTGTATGGTGGCCTTCTTCAGTGATAACGGAACGCTCAATCAGATCATCGGCTGGTTCGGCATAAGTCCGGTATCCTGGCTGTTCAGCTTCCCGATGGTAAGTGTAATTATCGCCAATATTTGGCATGGTACTGCATTTTCAATGATGGTATACCAATCTGCTCTTGATGAAATTCCCAAGGATATTGAAGAGGCGGCCACGATTGACGGGGCTAATAATTTCAAGATTCTGCGTTATATCACCATCCCTATGGTAAAAGGTTCGATTGTCACCAACATGATGCTGGTTACGCTGCAGACGCTGGGTGTATTCACGCTCATTTATACGATGACCGGAGGCGGTCCGGGAACGTCCACACAGACCCTGCCGGTATTTATGTACAACCAGGCATTCGTCAATTATCAATTCGGATACGGTACAGCCATCTCGCTGGTGCTGCTGGTTATCGGGATTGTTGCAAGCTTGTTCTATATGAAATCAATGAAGGTCAAGGTCTAA
- a CDS encoding extracellular solute-binding protein, whose protein sequence is MKTNKLKVTMTAAMASLLLLTTACSSGNSGSGANAEGKEEVTITFRSSGSEDTLTKYFESGLIDKFESENPDIKINIAPVLASEGDYTSKIVLQMKSPDTAPDIVAEDTSIIKSDAAAGYLEPLDTQVAGWSDWQDKFIANLKSGVTGEDGKIYGIPATSDTRGIWYNKELLAEAGIAVPFQPASWEEVLEAARTIKDKLPGVTPLNMIVGKSSGEGVTMQTLEMLLYGTNDTLYNNDTKKWVVSSAGLLDSFKFINQVFNVDKTGPTMQVALNGQAGSIAFQQLFPQGKLAMAVDGSWAGSTWFENGAAPIENVADKMGFAPFPTQNGQEPGAITMSGGWAWSIPAEAQNKEAAWKFLEFLMNQENATARVVAEGNLSPRSDSVDVAGYTDRTFVAEAQALLEVAQFRPANDEYATVSAQLQSLVESVASGKLAPEAAVQQLNDNVTRSLGEDKVEVK, encoded by the coding sequence ATGAAGACAAACAAATTGAAAGTAACCATGACTGCAGCTATGGCTTCACTGCTTCTCTTGACAACAGCATGTTCAAGCGGCAATTCCGGCTCTGGGGCTAATGCTGAGGGCAAGGAAGAGGTTACCATTACGTTCCGTTCATCCGGCTCCGAAGATACCTTAACCAAATACTTTGAATCCGGACTGATTGACAAATTTGAGTCGGAAAACCCGGATATTAAAATCAACATCGCACCAGTACTCGCCAGCGAGGGGGACTATACCTCGAAGATTGTACTGCAGATGAAATCGCCGGATACAGCACCGGATATCGTGGCAGAAGATACTTCTATTATTAAATCGGATGCGGCAGCAGGCTATCTTGAACCGCTCGATACGCAGGTTGCAGGCTGGAGCGACTGGCAGGACAAGTTCATTGCGAATCTCAAATCCGGTGTAACCGGTGAAGACGGCAAGATTTATGGCATCCCTGCAACTTCAGATACACGCGGGATCTGGTACAATAAGGAGCTGCTTGCAGAGGCGGGAATCGCGGTACCGTTCCAGCCGGCAAGCTGGGAAGAAGTGCTTGAAGCAGCGCGTACGATTAAGGACAAGCTTCCGGGTGTAACCCCGCTTAATATGATCGTCGGTAAATCGAGCGGTGAAGGTGTAACTATGCAGACGCTTGAGATGCTGCTGTATGGTACCAATGATACGCTTTACAATAACGACACCAAGAAGTGGGTTGTTAGCAGCGCAGGTCTGCTGGACTCTTTCAAATTCATTAACCAGGTATTCAATGTAGATAAAACAGGACCGACTATGCAGGTAGCGCTGAACGGACAAGCCGGCAGCATCGCCTTCCAGCAGCTCTTCCCGCAAGGCAAGCTGGCGATGGCGGTTGACGGAAGCTGGGCAGGATCGACCTGGTTCGAGAACGGGGCAGCTCCTATCGAGAATGTAGCCGACAAAATGGGCTTCGCCCCATTCCCGACGCAGAACGGCCAGGAGCCTGGAGCAATCACCATGTCCGGCGGATGGGCCTGGTCCATTCCGGCAGAAGCACAGAACAAAGAAGCAGCATGGAAATTCCTTGAGTTCCTGATGAACCAGGAGAATGCTACCGCGCGTGTAGTGGCAGAGGGTAATCTTAGCCCGCGCAGTGATTCAGTAGATGTAGCAGGATATACCGACCGTACGTTTGTCGCTGAGGCGCAGGCTTTGCTGGAGGTTGCACAATTCCGTCCTGCCAATGATGAATATGCTACCGTATCGGCACAGCTGCAAAGCCTGGTGGAAAGTGTCGCATCAGGTAAGCTGGCGCCGGAAGCTGCCGTACAGCAGTTGAATGATAATGTAACCCGTTCACTCGGCGAAGATAAAGTAGAAGTTAAATAG
- a CDS encoding glycoside hydrolase family 125 protein yields the protein MQNEIPKSVYGLIEKVKTELKDSPKLKKMFEDCIINTIGTTISRKPDGTTFVITGDIPAMWLRDSAAQVRPYLLLAAEDPEMEEMIAGLVRRQMNYILLDPYANAFNEQPNGKGHQEDLTEMSPWIWERKYEIDSLAYPIQLSYLLWKNSGCVTQFDESFRRAALEIIKLWRVEQHHETDSPYLFQRLDAPLTDTLAREGKGSETAFTGMTWSGFRPSDDNCEYGYLVPSNMFAVVVLRYLKEIADEIYGDHELAEAALKLADEINQGIQQHGIYEHPVYGRIYAYETDGRGNYNLMDDANVPSLLSLPYLGYTDEQDEIYVNTRKFILSEDNPYYYKGKVAEGIGSPHTPEGYIWHIALSMQGLTSPEQSEKARLLQLIQDTDADTGLTHEGFSADDSREFTRPWFSWSNMLFSELIMDYCGFRVLK from the coding sequence CTGCAAAATGAAATTCCAAAGTCGGTATACGGCCTAATTGAAAAGGTGAAAACAGAGTTAAAAGACTCACCAAAGCTAAAAAAAATGTTTGAGGACTGCATTATAAATACAATTGGCACGACGATTTCCCGCAAACCGGATGGTACAACATTTGTTATAACAGGTGATATACCAGCTATGTGGCTGCGTGATTCGGCTGCTCAGGTCCGCCCCTATCTGCTGCTTGCTGCAGAAGATCCGGAAATGGAAGAGATGATTGCCGGTCTGGTCAGACGGCAGATGAATTATATCCTGCTTGATCCTTATGCCAATGCCTTCAACGAACAGCCGAACGGCAAGGGCCACCAGGAAGATCTTACTGAGATGAGCCCATGGATCTGGGAGCGCAAATATGAAATTGATTCCCTGGCTTATCCGATTCAGCTGAGCTACCTGCTATGGAAGAACAGCGGCTGTGTTACACAGTTCGATGAGAGCTTCCGCCGGGCTGCCCTGGAGATCATTAAGCTGTGGAGAGTGGAGCAGCATCATGAGACGGATTCGCCGTACTTGTTCCAGCGTCTGGATGCTCCGCTTACGGATACGCTGGCAAGAGAAGGCAAGGGCAGTGAAACTGCTTTTACCGGGATGACCTGGTCCGGGTTCCGCCCGAGCGATGACAACTGTGAATACGGCTATCTGGTTCCGTCCAATATGTTCGCAGTGGTGGTACTGCGCTACCTGAAGGAAATTGCGGATGAGATCTATGGTGATCATGAACTGGCAGAAGCCGCCTTAAAGCTGGCAGATGAGATTAATCAGGGGATTCAGCAGCATGGGATTTACGAGCACCCTGTATATGGAAGAATCTACGCCTATGAGACCGACGGCAGAGGCAATTATAATCTTATGGATGATGCTAACGTTCCAAGCCTGCTGTCACTGCCTTATCTGGGCTATACCGATGAGCAGGATGAGATTTATGTAAATACCCGGAAGTTCATCTTAAGTGAAGATAATCCTTATTACTATAAAGGGAAGGTTGCAGAAGGAATCGGCAGCCCGCACACTCCTGAAGGTTATATTTGGCACATCGCTTTATCGATGCAGGGGCTTACCTCCCCGGAGCAAAGCGAGAAAGCACGCCTCCTGCAATTAATCCAGGATACAGACGCGGACACCGGCCTCACCCATGAAGGCTTCTCCGCAGACGATTCCAGAGAGTTTACCCGTCCTTGGTTCTCCTGGTCAAACATGCTGTTCAGCGAACTGATTATGGATTATTGCGGCTTCCGGGTATTGAAATAG
- a CDS encoding GntR family transcriptional regulator, with amino-acid sequence MANDSGSQPMYEMIFQTLRERITRNEYKIGDRVPSEKELCSEFGVSRITSKKALQMLADEQLIIRQPGRGSFVADFNSASMKPYDSQQNARGSGKKRIIGLVITNFSDMYGTELIYGMEEASRENDCFLVVRRSFGIPELEEKTIQQLLGLGVDGLIIFPAQGEYFSAEILKLVIQKFPFVMIDRYLKGIPASSVSTDNVQAAKEATRYLFELGHRHIGFLAPPPANTTAIEERIDGIVEAHAEHNLPVNRELWLETITSTMPNVFDPQARVDDVSKLVQHLQAYPEITALFAAEYNIALLVEEAAGKLGLRIPEDLSVICFDSPEAYEGCRITHMRQNQFGIGKQAFENVLNMQGNEQPITRLLLPAELVKGRSASTVKAH; translated from the coding sequence ATGGCCAATGACTCAGGCTCGCAACCGATGTATGAGATGATTTTTCAGACGCTTCGGGAGCGGATAACAAGGAATGAATATAAGATCGGGGACCGGGTCCCGTCGGAGAAAGAGCTTTGCAGTGAATTTGGGGTCAGCCGGATTACCTCGAAAAAAGCGCTGCAAATGCTGGCTGATGAGCAATTAATTATCCGCCAGCCGGGCAGGGGCTCCTTTGTGGCAGATTTCAATTCTGCATCAATGAAGCCTTATGACAGCCAGCAGAATGCCCGGGGATCCGGCAAGAAAAGAATTATCGGGCTGGTGATTACTAACTTCAGTGATATGTACGGCACAGAGCTAATATACGGAATGGAAGAAGCTTCACGGGAGAATGACTGCTTCCTGGTTGTGCGCCGCTCCTTCGGGATTCCTGAACTCGAGGAGAAGACCATCCAGCAGCTGCTTGGGCTTGGGGTAGACGGCCTGATTATCTTCCCTGCGCAGGGGGAATACTTCAGTGCCGAGATATTGAAGCTGGTGATACAGAAGTTTCCGTTTGTGATGATTGACCGGTATCTGAAGGGGATTCCAGCCTCCTCCGTCAGCACTGATAATGTTCAGGCGGCCAAGGAGGCGACGCGTTATCTCTTCGAATTAGGCCACCGGCATATCGGATTTCTGGCACCGCCGCCGGCGAATACAACCGCAATTGAGGAACGGATTGATGGAATTGTTGAAGCCCACGCGGAGCATAATCTGCCCGTGAACCGTGAGCTCTGGCTGGAGACGATTACGTCCACGATGCCGAATGTATTTGATCCGCAGGCCCGTGTAGATGATGTTAGCAAGCTGGTGCAGCATTTGCAGGCATATCCCGAAATTACTGCACTGTTTGCTGCAGAGTACAATATTGCCCTGCTTGTAGAAGAGGCAGCGGGCAAGCTGGGGCTGCGCATACCGGAGGACTTATCCGTCATTTGCTTTGACAGCCCGGAAGCCTATGAAGGCTGCCGGATCACGCATATGCGCCAGAATCAGTTCGGAATCGGTAAGCAGGCGTTTGAGAATGTACTCAATATGCAAGGGAATGAGCAGCCGATTACCCGGCTTCTTTTACCGGCTGAGCTGGTGAAGGGCAGATCAGCATCAACAGTCAAAGCGCATTAA